From Patescibacteria group bacterium, a single genomic window includes:
- the pilM gene encoding pilus assembly protein PilM produces MPFFKPKSYLGIDIGAGGVKLVELRHEKNRPVLFTYGLTSDRQDVHKLVVKNDLTVKDLLKKDTVQASPAPIASEDQNKLSDQQVQKYANLIRTVCKTAKTTSKTAVVSLPVSSVFHAIVTLPVVKKEELDHLVKAEVKKLLPMPLEEMALDYQVVQTVEGDRAQKILVNAVPHNLIAFYSKIFQKAGLTLDALEPESTALTRCLVGKDQGVSMIIDIGAERTNFCIIDNGTPVTHQSIESGGNKADKILQNILGVPHEQVEQVKYDLFENLALPNNKIISEQKFLDIFMPVIDPIVKEIEVSLEIFLRQSGNEGKRPEKIILTGGMGFVPYFSKYISDKFKVKSYLGDPWARIVYQEGLKPILSQIGPRMSVAIGLALKNLV; encoded by the coding sequence ATGCCATTTTTTAAGCCAAAGTCCTATCTGGGAATTGACATCGGCGCGGGTGGGGTCAAACTGGTGGAGTTGCGCCATGAGAAAAATCGGCCTGTTTTATTTACTTACGGGCTTACCTCTGACCGGCAAGATGTGCATAAGTTAGTTGTAAAAAACGACCTCACCGTTAAAGATTTATTAAAAAAAGATACTGTCCAAGCGTCTCCAGCGCCAATTGCAAGCGAAGATCAAAATAAATTGAGCGACCAGCAGGTGCAGAAATACGCCAATTTAATCAGAACGGTGTGCAAAACCGCCAAAACAACGTCAAAGACGGCCGTGGTCAGCTTGCCGGTTTCTTCGGTTTTCCACGCTATTGTAACTTTGCCGGTTGTTAAAAAAGAAGAACTTGACCATTTAGTGAAAGCCGAGGTAAAAAAGCTGTTGCCTATGCCGCTTGAAGAAATGGCTCTGGATTATCAGGTGGTGCAGACGGTCGAGGGCGACAGGGCCCAGAAAATACTCGTTAATGCCGTGCCGCACAATTTGATTGCATTTTATTCAAAAATATTTCAAAAAGCCGGTTTAACACTAGATGCGCTTGAACCGGAGTCAACGGCCTTAACCAGATGTTTGGTTGGTAAAGATCAGGGGGTCTCCATGATTATTGACATCGGCGCCGAGAGAACCAATTTTTGTATTATTGATAATGGCACCCCGGTAACACACCAAAGCATTGAATCGGGCGGCAACAAGGCGGATAAAATTTTACAGAACATATTGGGCGTTCCCCATGAGCAGGTTGAGCAAGTTAAATATGATTTGTTTGAGAACCTGGCCCTGCCAAACAACAAAATAATTTCCGAACAGAAGTTTTTGGATATTTTTATGCCGGTTATTGATCCGATTGTTAAAGAAATTGAAGTCAGTTTGGAAATCTTTTTAAGACAGAGCGGAAATGAAGGCAAACGGCCGGAAAAAATTATTTTAACCGGCGGTATGGGATTTGTTCCGTATTTTTCCAAGTACATTTCCGATAAATTCAAGGTTAAATCATATTTGGGCGATCCTTGGGCAAGAATTGTTTATCAGGAGGGACTTAAACCGATTTTAAGCCAAATTGGGCCAAGAATGTCAGTGGCCATCGGTCTGGCTCTAAAAAACTTAGTATAA
- a CDS encoding response regulator: MAKKETANQTHVLIVEDDNFLAEIYQKKFEMEGFKVSVAGNGELGLSDAKKKKPDIILLDILLPKLDGFAVLEALKKDASMKNIPIILLTNLGQKDDVERGLKEGANDYLIKTHFKPSEVVDKVRKVLRQ, from the coding sequence ATGGCAAAAAAAGAAACCGCCAACCAAACACACGTTTTAATAGTGGAGGATGATAATTTTTTGGCTGAAATCTATCAGAAGAAATTTGAGATGGAGGGCTTTAAAGTGAGCGTGGCCGGTAACGGTGAGCTGGGCCTCTCCGATGCCAAAAAGAAAAAGCCGGATATTATTCTTTTAGACATTCTTCTGCCCAAGCTTGACGGCTTCGCGGTTTTGGAAGCGCTTAAAAAAGATGCGTCAATGAAAAATATACCCATAATTTTACTCACCAATCTTGGCCAAAAAGATGATGTTGAGCGCGGTTTGAAGGAAGGCGCGAATGATTACCTGATCAAGACCCATTTCAAGCCGTCGGAGGTTGTGGATAAAGTCCGGAAAGTATTAAGACAATAA
- a CDS encoding prepilin-type N-terminal cleavage/methylation domain-containing protein, producing MNKKGFTLIELLVVIAIIGLLSTLAVVALGNARVKARDAKRLSDLKQLQTALELYYTDNNMYPAGSSVALGDSNHACLNSAAGFTTTGCTNPYMGQVPTDPQTGNYTYSGSTSTYTVSASLEGTMNGLTGAITLSPSGISQ from the coding sequence ATGAATAAGAAAGGTTTTACTTTGATTGAATTGTTGGTGGTTATCGCCATCATTGGTTTACTCTCCACCTTAGCCGTCGTGGCTTTGGGTAACGCCAGAGTTAAAGCTCGCGATGCCAAACGTCTGTCGGATTTGAAACAACTGCAAACTGCATTAGAGCTTTATTATACTGATAATAATATGTATCCGGCCGGATCAAGCGTAGCGTTGGGAGATTCCAACCATGCTTGTTTGAACTCTGCTGCTGGTTTCACAACCACAGGTTGTACAAATCCATACATGGGTCAAGTACCAACCGATCCACAGACAGGCAACTATACCTACTCCGGTTCAACCAGCACGTATACAGTGTCAGCCAGTTTAGAAGGCACTATGAATGGTTTAACTGGCGCTATCACCCTGTCACCGTCGGGAATCAGCCAGTAA
- a CDS encoding prepilin peptidase, whose product MSYIVFTGWFFYLFIFLLGLALGSFLNSWIWRTRENMKIGNSRSICPACRRQLAWYENIPVLSYLFLFGHCRTCKKPIPWHFTLVELGTALIFVFVAWYHINYDVTEFRFARDIVFVSFLIAIFVYDALYEIILSGVIYLAAVMGFIFNYFYLHYSLQSMLIGVAIAGGFFLLQYIVSKGSWIGGGDVRMGVLLGIWLGWPYVLVALGAAYIVGTVISLGQIVFKKKSFSSSTPFGTYLALGTFVAIFWGSTVVNWYLSLLK is encoded by the coding sequence ATGTCCTATATAGTGTTTACGGGCTGGTTTTTTTACCTTTTTATTTTTTTGCTTGGTTTAGCCCTGGGCAGCTTTTTGAATTCATGGATTTGGCGTACCAGGGAAAACATGAAAATAGGCAATTCGCGAAGCATTTGCCCGGCGTGCCGTCGGCAGTTGGCCTGGTATGAAAACATTCCGGTGTTAAGCTATTTATTTTTATTTGGACATTGTCGCACCTGTAAAAAACCAATCCCTTGGCACTTTACTTTGGTTGAGCTGGGTACGGCTCTGATTTTTGTTTTTGTGGCCTGGTATCATATCAATTACGATGTAACCGAATTTCGTTTTGCCAGAGATATAGTTTTTGTCTCTTTTTTGATTGCAATTTTTGTTTATGACGCGCTTTATGAAATAATTTTATCAGGCGTGATTTATCTGGCGGCAGTGATGGGATTTATTTTCAATTATTTTTATTTGCATTACAGTTTGCAGTCAATGTTAATTGGCGTGGCAATTGCCGGCGGTTTTTTTCTTTTGCAATATATTGTTTCCAAAGGATCCTGGATCGGCGGGGGCGATGTGCGGATGGGAGTTTTATTGGGAATTTGGCTGGGTTGGCCGTATGTTTTGGTGGCTTTGGGCGCGGCGTATATTGTGGGAACTGTTATTAGTTTGGGACAGATTGTTTTTAAGAAGAAAAGTTTCTCCAGCAGTACACCCTTTGGAACTTATTTAGCACTGGGCACTTTTGTGGCAATATTTTGGGGAAGTACAGTTGTTAATTGGTATTTAAGTTTGCTTAAATAG